In Geothermobacter hydrogeniphilus, the genomic window CAAGAAAAACCCATCACGGCTTTCTGGCGCGGTCTTGTCCGTTTGCTGCTCCCCCCTCCATTGATTTGTCGAGCTTAATCAATCGGTCCTTTTCATAGCAAGTTAATAAGCAATCGTCAATGATTTATGCGTCAATGTTTACGCAATGTTGCATCGCATCGTTGCCGCCCATGCCGTAGAGATGGTCAACAACATTGTCTCCCGCCAACACCGACCAGCTGCCCTCCAGGAGATCCGCAGTGTCGGTGCCGAAGGAGATTTTCTTCTCCGGGTTGAGCAACAGCGGCTGGTTGAGGGTCACCCGGTCGCTCAGATCGACATACTGCACATCGGTGCCGCTGTCGGTGGTGTCGTTGCTGTTGGCGTACAGCAGGTTGGCAAGGTATTCGGCCCGGTCGGCCAGGTACATGTTGGTCAACCGGCCCTTGCCGGTGCTTGGATCGTAAAGGTCCAGTTCGCCGTTGGTGTTGAAGGCGGAATAGTCCAGTCCCAGCACGGCAAAGGGATTGCCCTTGATCAGGGCGTAGCGGTAGGCGATGTCACCGCGCGCCAGACTTTCGATCCGGGATGGCGAGAAGGGGACGAAGCTGCCGTCCTGAAATCTGGGGACATAATACCTGTTTTCCCTTCTTCCCGGAGTGACTCAATTAATGGGTATTATGTCCCCGGAATTCCTTACTGTTTCGTAAAAACGGCGCAGTCCTTTGTGCCTGAATGACTTGATCATGGAAAGATGTATAGCGTGTTGCGCATGGCGCATCAAGTGGAAAGGCTGGGATGAAAGTGAGGGCAAATACAACATTCTTCTTGTTGCGAAAGCGATATATATGTTTATATGTACCGAGGTTTAGTAACGGAAAAGATTGTGACTTCTAAGAGTATCCAACAGCAAAAGGTTCTGCAGTTGTTCGAAGATCGGGGCCTGTTGAGACCTCGAGACCTGGACGCCATCGGTGTGCCGCGCGAAATCCTGCGCCGCCTTTGTCGTCAGGGACTTCTTGAACGGGTGGGGCATGGTCTCTATCGGCAACCGAACCGACCTTTCAGTGAAAATCAAACCCTCGCGGAGGTGTGCAAAAAGTTCCCCAAGGGTGTGGTCTGCCTCCTTTCCGCTCTGCGTTACCACAACCTGACAACCCAAAACCCGTTTGAAGTCTGGCTGGCGATTGATGTTAAGGCCCATAGGCCCATAACTGATCTGCCGGTGCGGTTTGTCCGTCTTTCTGGGGCAGCAATGACCGAAGGAATTCAGATTGTTGACGTGGATGGAACGCCGGTGAAGATTTTCAGCCCTGCCAAAACGGTGACGGACTGCTTTAAATTCCGCAACAAAATTGGTCTGGATGTCGCACTTGAAGCGCTTAAAGATTGCCTTGCTGACGGACAATGTACGCCAGATGAGCTCTGGCATTTTGGTAAAGTCAATCGGGTCAACAGGGTGATGCAACCCTATCTGGAAGCTATGCTGACATGAGTGCGCGCAAGAAAAATATGGCGGCCTCGGTTAAGCAGCGTCTGCTTGATCGTTCTCGGGAACATAAAGAAGATGTCCAACTCTTGTTGATCCGCTACGGGCTTGAGCGATTTTTATACCGTCTTGGCTGTTCAGAGTACCGGCAGCGCTTCATTTTGAAGGGGGCGATGCTGTTTCCATACTGGGAGATCGATGAACATCGACCGACAAGGGATATTGATCTGCTGGGGTTCGGAGAGGGTGCGACTGAGAAATTGGCAGAGGTTGTGCGTGAGGTCCTGTCGAGAGAGATTGAAGATGACGGTCTGCGGTTCGACCTGGACAGTATTGTTGCGGAAGAAATCAGAGAAGATCTGGAGTATGGCGGTGTCAGAATCAAATTCAATGCCTACCTTGAAAAGGCCCGGATCGGGTTGCAGATTGATGTCGGTTTTGGTGATGTTGTCAATCCGGATCCACAAGAAATAACGTACCCATCATTGTTCGATTTGCCTGCACCTCGAATCAGAGCCTACCCGCGAGAAACAGTAATCGCTGAAAAATTTCACGCAATGGTCGTTTTGGGCATGGCCAACAGTCGCATGAAAGATTTTTACGATGTGTGGATTCTGGCCAGGCTCTTTGAATTTGATGGCCCATTGCTTGCTCGGGCAATAGAGCAAACCTTTGCCAGACGTAAAATCGAGGTTCCGACGAGCTCTCCTTTGGCGTTTTGTGAAGATTTTTATAACGACCCCTCAAAACAGGCTCAATGGCGAGCCTTTTGGAACCGGAACAAACTGACCGATGATTTTATTTCTCTTGAGGAGACAGTGGCTTTTATCTCCGGGTTTTTAATACCACTATGCACTGCTGTGACCAGTGAGCAAACGTTTAACGCTCAATGGTTTCCGGGGGGAGGTTGGGTTCTTTCCTGAGGAACTGAACAATCCGGGGGACAAATTTCTTCCTGATCGCCCAGCCATGCTCCCAGTTCCAGGCGGTCGAGGTGGTGACGCTGAGCCTGGCGGCGACTTCCTTCTGCTGCAGGCCCAACTCGATCCGTCGCCGGCGCAGCTTCTCGCCCAGGGTTTTCGGCTCGGTTTCCAATTCGGGAGGCAGGGGACTTTTCAGTTCGGTGGCGATGGAAAAAACCCGGTGAACTGCGTTGGATCTGTTGGAAAAGGGGCACACACCCCTGTCCCTGCGGATTTCTCGGCGATCCCCAGCACCCCTGCTCCTGCACCCCGCTGATGACCCAGCGTTACCGCAGCCGTCTCTCCGGCCCGCTGCTCGACCGCATCGATCTGCACATCGAGGCGCCGCGGGTTGCCCACAAGGATCTCGCCACGACCTGCAGCGCCGAATCATCCGCCGCTATCCGCACCCGGGTTGAAGCGGCACGGCAGATTCAGCGCAACCGGCTGGAGAAATTCGGCCTGCACACTAACAGCCAGATGCAGGCCCGGCACCTGAAACAATTCTGCCGGCTGGACTCAGAGGGAGAAAAACTGCTGGAGATGGTGGTCGACCGGCTCGGCATGTCCGCCCGCAGCTACAGCCGCATCCTCAAGGTGGCACGGACCATCGCCGATCTGACCGGGGAAGAGAAGATCCGCCAGCCGCATCTGGCCGAGGCGGTGCAGTACCGGGGGCTGGACCGGAAGTTGGGGTGAGGGTGATGGACCGGAAATATCCGATCATTTTAGTGGCCAATTCTTATAATATTGTCCTGAATCAGTGAGCTCCTTGTCGGCGTATAGCACAAGTCCTTGATCTGCCTGAGCTTCCCAAAAATCACCAGCGAACCTATGGGTGCGCTTCAGATTTTTGCAAAGCTCATTCAGACCAAGCACTTGCACTCTCCATCCAACAGAAACTTACTGATTCAGGATTGTGAATGATCCTCTGTCCAGCTGGAAGGTACAGCGGAGTAATAGCTCTTGTCTGGCGTGGTAACACTGGCTATGATACAGCACTGCCTTGAGGCCTTTACGCTTTGACTCCTGAGAAGGTACTGACCATATGAATACGACACTGGAAAACCTACCACAACCTCAGGTCCCGAAAGGGAGCTACGAACTCCGTATTCTTCAGGCGTTAAGGCGCATTATCCGTGCTGTCGATATCCATTCTCATAAACTCTCTACGCAGCACAATATCACCGGGCCGCAACTTGCCTGCCTGCTTGCGATCAACGAAGAGGGGCCATTGACAAGTGCCAACCTTGCCAAGAAAGTTTACTTGAGTCCAAGCACAGTCGTTGGAATTATTGATCGACTCGAAGAGAAAGGCCTGATAGAACGCAACCGTAACAGCAAAGATCGGCGTCAGGTCCATATTTCGACAACCTCTGCTGGACGGCAACTGGTTGAAACGGCTCCCTCTCTCCTCCAGGACACCCTGTCCAGTGCCTTGGTAGAACTGCCGGAAATTGAGCAGGTTTCTATCACCATGTCGCTCGAAAAGCTGGTTGACCTGATGGAGGCCCGACAGATTGAGGCGGCGCCTGTGCTTGAGACCGGTTCTTTATCCTCAGAGCTTTAATTCGGATGTCTATGCATGGACTGGCAAACGCCATAAAAAAGAGACGGAAGGACAATCCTTCCGTCTCATACAGTTTTTTCTTCTAGTTAGATCTATTTGGCGGCGTTGCGTGCCATTTCAAGCCAGCTGTTCCATTTTTGCTGGTTTTTTTGGATCCACTCCTTGACGTGACGCTTGATATCTTTCCGTGAGTTTTCACCATCCTGCATGCGGGTGTTCTGTGCGTTGATATCGGAAAGCGGCAGAGTGAAAACCTCAAAGAATTTTTTCGCTGCCGGATTTTTGGCGAGAAACTTCTTGTTGGCAACAATCCGAATGTCGCTGACAACGAAGCCTGCCTTGAGGGGATCGGTAACGGCCCCCTTGATGCCGCTGACAGTCATTCGGTCCTTACCCGGCATCTGGGATTCTTTGGGCATGATCTTCGGTACGTTGATCCACATCACGTCTTTGCCCGGTTTCAGTTTGCCGATCGTCCAGTTCGGTGCCCAGGTGTAAAAGAAGACTGGTTTGCCGGCGTTGTAGCGGGCCAGTGTGTCAGCCATGCTGGCGGAGTAGCCGGCTTTGATCGGATTGATGTCGTCTTTCAGGCCGTAAACGTCCAGGTGGTGGCTGATGACCTTTTCGCAGCCCCAGCCGGGAGGACAGGCTGTCAGGTCCGCTTTGCCGTCACCGTTGTCATCAAAGGCCTTTTTGACTTCGGGGCGTTTGAAGTCATCCAGTGACTTGATGTTGAATTTTTCAACTTCTTTCTTGGAGACCAGGTATCCCTGCAGACCACCGGCCTTTACAACATAACCGACAATTTCAACCTTGTCCTGCCACCCTTTCGGCATCTGGCTGGTGTGGTTCGGGAACCAGCCGTTCGGCCAGTAGTCGACGTCACCAAGTGCGACCGCCTGATAGAAGAGCGGATTTTGCAGTTCCTTCGTTTTTTTGAGCTTGAAACCCAGTTCCTTAAGCCCTTCCTCGACCAAAGCGGCCTGAAAATAACCGGTATTCCAGGTGGCGCGTGCGGGTTGAACCTTAACACCTTTGCCCGGCTTGTCTGCCCTTGCGTAGGCTGGTATGGCCAGGGCTAGAATCAGGAATGCAAACAGCAGCCGTTTCATAATACCTCCTCTTTCTTGGAAACTAAGTTCAGCTGACAAGGAATCGCAATATTGTTGAGTCTGCGATCCAGACGAATGGACGAACAGTTCACACAAAGGCCGGGGAATGACTCTTCTCAGCCGGTCTGTGACCCTTCTCCTTCAGGGTGAAGGAGCGGTATCGCTCAATGAGTTTCTTACTTTTTGCCAATCCCCTGGGTGATGCGGTCCAGGACCATTGCCAGCAGCACAATTGCCAGCCCGCCGACAGTCGCCATGCCGATTTCCAGGGTATTGAGCCCCTGAACCACCGGGTTGCCAAGTCCACCTGCGCCGATCAGGGCCGCAATGACCACCATCGACAGGGCCATCATGATGGTCTGATTCAACCCGGCCATAATTGACGGCATAGCCAACGGAAATTGGACCTTGCGCAGCACCTGCCAGTTGGTGGCACCGAAGGCGAGGGCTGCTTCGACCAGTTCGGGGTGAACCTGGCGAATGCCGAGGCTGGTGAGGCGGATGATTGGCGGCAGGGCGAAGACGATGGTTGCCAGGATGCCGGAGACGGTACCGATGCTGAACAGCATCACCACCGGTACCAGGTAGACAAAGGCCGGGGTGGTCTGCATGGCATCGAGAAAGGGACGCAGGATCATTTCAAAACGGTCGCTGCGGCCGGCCATGATCCCCAGCGGGATGCCGGCGACGGCACAGAAGACCACCGAGCAGATGACCATCGACAGTGTCGTCATGGTGTCTTCCCAGAGGCCCAGGTAGCCAATCAGCAGGAACGTCAACAGGGTGAAGAGGGTCACCCGTTTGCCGGCAAACCGCCAGGCGGCGACAGCGAAAAGCAGGATCACCACCCAGGGCGGCAGGGTCGCGAAAAGCCATTCGAGCCCGTTCAGGCTCCACTCGACCGGGGCCTTGATGAGCTGGAAGATGTCGCGGTAATTAGCTACCAGCCAATCGACGAAGGTCTGGATCCACTCATCCAGAGGAATTTGCTGTTCATCGAAATTGAAAATATTCATTTCGTGGCGGGCCCTTCCAGGGTTCCATTTTCCGATTGTTCACCGCGGTGGAGGGTGCGGAGGAAAAGATTCTTCGAGATGGCCCCGAGATACTTGCCGTCATCATCAAGAATCGCCAACGGCCAGGGATGGCTGGCGACTTGCGGCAGGATGTCCTGCATGGAATCCCCGCTGAAGGCAGGCCTGGCTTCAGGAAGATAAGCGTTGGGGATGGTCTGCTCGGCCTCGGGGCGCTCAATGACCTCGCGCAGGGAATCGGTTGAGACAATCCCTTTGAAGCGGCGCTCGCTGTCGACCACGTAACCATAGTCGCGGTCATTCTTGATCAGTCGCTGGAGAGCTGCACGGGGGCTCTTGCCATCGGCGATGACAAGAGTCACCTGGGAATCCTGGGCAATGTCTCCTGCGGTGAGAATGTTGGTCGGGTCGACACCGCGGAAGAAGGCGCGTACGTAGTCATCGGCCGGGTTCTGGAGAATCTCTTCCGGGGTGCCGACCTGCACCACGCGCCCTCCCTCCATGATCGCGATCCTGTCCCCGATGCGCATCGCCTCGTCGAGATCGTGGGAAATAAAGACGATGGTCCTTTTCTGCCTGGCCTGCAGCCTGAGCAATTCGTCCTGCATCTCGGTGCGGATCAGCGGATCGAGGGCTGAAAAGGCCTCGTCCATCAGCAGCACTTCGGGGTCGGTCGCAAGTCCGCGTGCCAGTCCGACCCGCTGCTGCATGCCGCCGGAAAGCTCGGCGGGCATGCTTTCTGCCCAGGCTTCAAGGCCAACCTGTTCCAGGGCTTTGAGCGCTCTCTCCTCGCGGGTCTTGCGATCAATCCCGTCCATTTCGAGTCCGAAAGCGGCATTCTGAAGCACGTTCATGTGCGGCATCAACGCGAAGGACTGGAAAACCATGCTCATCTTCTTGCGTCGCATCTGGACCAGTTGCCCCCGGTTCATCCTGGTGATCTCTTCGTTGTCAACGAAGACCTGGCCGCTGGTCGGTTCGATCAGGCGGTTGAGCATGCGCACAATAGTGGATTTTCCCGAGCCGGAGAGGCCCATGATGACAAAGATTTCACCGGGGTAGATCTTAAAGCTGGCGTTCTGCACCCCGATGGTGGTCTCGGTCGATTCGAAGATTTCTTCCTTGCTCAGCCCCTGCTCCAGCAGCATGCGGGCTTTTTTCGGTTGTGGGCCGAAAATTTTATACAGGTTTTTGATAGCAATCTTAGGGATCACATCCATTTTAATATTTTCCCAAGGGATATTGGTATTCACTGAGACTGTTGGAGCGGTCAACGCCGGCAGGCTGATGAAAAACGCCCATCTGCTGCGTTGTCCTCACCCCGCGTCAACGACGTACTTATTCCGCGGGGTTGCGGACGCTTTGCATCTGGACATTTTTGCTCAGCCTGGGGAACGTGACTTTTTCAACACCCTGCCAGTGACCTAGGCTAACGCAAATCATATTTGAGGTCAAATCATTCGCCCACTAATCAATGGCTGGTGGAATTTGGATCAGAGTTTCAACAGAGGGGCAGGCCCGTGGAGAATCACCCGGGAACCACGAGGCCCGCATTCGAATGTATGCGGGCCCAAGGGCTGGGAGATTGTCGAGGAGTACGATCTTTCCGGGGGGGGGGGCGGCAAATTGGTCTTCGACCACTCCGAAGCCCAGAGGATGTTTGCCGATGTCAAATCAGGGAAGGTCCGGGGCCGGGTGGTTCCGGAATACGCATGAAAAGCTGTAGCGTGTCATGCCGGTTTCATATTCCTGGTGACAAAGGGGGATGTCATCGAGCGGACCAGCGCGCTGTAGTTCAGTTGGAAGGCCACTTCTGTGCCGACAGAGAGGTTGTCGCCGTTTGATTCCACAATGAGGTGGTCACTGCTGGCCCCCATGATGTCGATGCCGGCAGGTGCCTGCAGGCCGCACGGGTCCGTATCTTGCCTTCCTATCGCCAGGATGGCCTGGGTGACCTGGCCCCGGTCAGCAACGGTCGGGATTTCTCCGAACGCATTTTGGGCGATTTGGCCTGTTGGCAGAGTTGGCTTGACCTTCGCTTCGATCACTTCAGCAATCAGCGTGATGGCATCGGTGTACAATCCGTCGAGCGGTTGCCGATGGAGGGTTTCGCAGCCGAGCAGGATCGCTTCGCCCAGGCGCAGATCGTTGATCCGGCCAATCTCCGCACCACTGAGCGCCCATTGCAGGTTGGCGGAATTGCCGCCCGAGATGGTCTCCATCCGCAAATCGAATGTTGTCTCGATCTGCTCCGCAAGTTCGGTCAGCATCGCCATATTCCGGGCGTCAGGTGCGACCCCGCTGCGACAGGCGAGATTGGTACCGATCCCTTTGAAATCGATATTCGGCAGGTTGAGTGTCTCGCGGACGCAGTCCAGCAGGTCATCAGGCATGATCCCTTCACGGAGATCTCCCAGTTCGACCATAAGCACGACCCCGTGGGTACAGTCTGCCTGTTGTGCTTCTGTCGAGAGTCTTCTGATAACCTCGATTTCGGTATTGCAGCTTACGTCGGCACACCTGACGACCCGTTGCACCTGACTCAGCATCGGTGACCGGATCAGCGTCATTGGTGCTGACGGCTGCCCGATACGCATCGCTTCGATATTTTCGATGCGCGAGTCACCCAGGCCATTGACCCCGGCCTGCAGCAGCGTGGCGGCAACCTCAGCGGAACCGAGGGTTGCCTTGGTCACGCCGGTCACCGAGATGCCGCGCGTGCCCAGGCGCTCTACCAGGGTGCGGGCGTTATGGCCGATTTTGTCGAGGTCGATCTCCAGCCTCGGTGCGGCCATCATGCGTCAGCGGCCTGTTTATCCTTGAGAAGAGGAAAGGCTGCAAGCACCATTTCCACCAACCGTTCAGACGGACGGGTCAGAGCATCTGTGACCGGAATATTGAGTTCCTGTTCATACCGGGTGATTGCCGCACTCACCTCGGGGTCACTCATCTGCTCGTGATTAATTGTCAGGCCGATGATTTTGGTATCGGAAAAGGTCTCGATAAGATTGATTTCACTGGCCGGCGTCGGCATCGGCATTTTCTCAAAATCGCAGCGTTCGCTACGCCGTGGCGCATGCTGTAACACAACGCCGTCAGGGCAACAGCCACGGAGGATAAAAGACGTGGAGGAGAAGGCGGGATGACTCAGTGCGCCTTGTCCTTCGACAACGATGACATCGGGACTCTCGTTTTCGAACGCCTTGACGACAGTCGCTTCCAGCTCGCCGGCGCAGAATTGTGACGGAACCGCATCGAGCGCAACTCCGTAGCGTGCCCCCTGAATCAACCCGGTCTGTCCGGTACCGATCATCACCGTTTTGATGCCCGCTTCATTAAGAGCGCTGGTGATGATGCCGGCGGTGGTGCGTTTACCGATAGCGCAGTCAGTCCCGAGCACAGCGATAACCGGGCAGGTGACTTCGGCGATCCGTCCGCTGAACAGGTTTAAATCTTTCTTGTCGCGGGGTTTGCGGATATCGATAATTTCCACTTTGCCGGCGATACATGCGGCAGCAAAGACCGGGTCATCGTTGAGAAATTCATGCAGACCGTTGACGATGTTCATCCCGTGGCTCATCGCCTCAAGCACCAGACCACGCTCGTACTTCGAAAGCATGCCGCTCGCTGGAGCCATGCCGAAAATGAAGAAATCAGGGACGGAGCCGGCCTGTGCCAGTGAGTCAGCGAGATCGCGACAGACGGGAATCGCGTTCGGCTTGTTGTCGAGGACCATGCCCGTATCAAGGCCGGCTTTTTTACTGTCGATAACCGAAAGAATTTTATACTTTTCAGAGCGTCTGATCAGGCCATTGGCGGTTTTGCCGTCGATCTCACCAAAATTGGCTTCACAATAGACGATTGCGGTGGCAACACGTGAATCGTTTTCTGTGGCGCGAAGTGGTACGGACTTCACTTCGTGGTTTTTGGCAACAAATTTAATGGTGGATTCAGGCGCTTTTAAAGGTACGACGGACGGGACGAGTAACATGGTCTACTCCTTTGAGTATCGGTCTCAGAGGAGGCGACGGGATCGTGCCGACCAGGATTGGCCGATGGTCAACGAGTAGTCCCAACTAAGGTTGGATGCTGTGGAAATAACTTCCCACGAGGTGAGCTTAAGTTGCAACTTTAACACGTTGCGGCACAATCTGTCAGGAAATAACCGAAAAAAGACATTTTTAGAATTTTACGGGAGGCTGACACATATTTATCCAGCATGAGGCCGGTTTCGTACTTACGGAGCGGACAAGAAAAATAACGCCCTCTCCATTCGAGGGACTCACTGATTCAGGGAATAGTATATGATGAACGTTGTTGGTTCCTGATGAGCATCCAAAGCTTTAACCTGAATCGGTGCATCACTCATTTTCGCCCCTCGCTTAGTTTTTTTCTCTTGCCGGCCAGGATTCCACCATGAGCTTCAATGTACTGACTGCTGAAATTTCCCATGAAACCAATTCTTTCAGTTTGCACAAAACCGGTAAACAAGCCTTCATGGCTCGTTATGCCCTGCTGGGCGCAGCGGCTATCAAGGAGCGTGGTGACGAGAATACGGAACTTGCCGGGTTCCTTGATGCCGGTCGTGCGCATGGCTGGCGAATCACCCATGCTCTCAGTGCCGCCGCCGGCCCGAGCGGTAAAGTCAGGCGCAAGGCGTTTGACTGGCTCTGTGAGCCGATCCTTGCCAACCTGGAAAAGTATTCCTTCGACGGACTGCTGCTCGGCTTGCACGGTGCGATGGGGCTCGATTTTCGTGAAGATGGTGAAGGCGAATTGCTGCGGCGCGTCCGCAGCCTGGTCGGCAACGAAATGCCGATAGCCATCACTCTTGATCCCCATGCAAATGTCAGCAGGCGGATGTGTGACTTGGCGGATATTATAGTTTCGTTCAAAACCTACCCGCATATTGATATGCGTGACATCGGTCGCCAGGCTGGAGATATTCTCCAAAGAACCATGGCCGGTGAAATCACGCCGCGCACTATCCGTGTCAGCCGACCCATGCTTGAAGAAGTCAATGGTGGCCGCACCGACATCGGCCCCATGATCGAGCGCATTGCCGCAGCGCGAACTTACGAGGAGCGGGCTGATGTCTTCGCTGTGAGCATCAATGCCGGGTTTGCCAGTGCCGATGTCAGGGAGGTTGGCCCAACAGTACTGGTGACCGGACAGGGGGATTTTGCGGCGCACACTGCTTTTGCCGAAACGATCGCTGATGATATTTGGGAGCGCCGCTTTGAAGTGTTCAACGATTATCTCAGCGTTGACGAAACAGCAGCGATTGCCGTAACTTACGAGCCAGACAAGGGGCCGCTGGTGATTGCCGATTATGCAGACAATCCTGGCGCCGGCGGCTATGGTGATTCAACCGAGCTGTTGCGCGCACTGCTCGATGCGGGTGTGAGCAATGCCTGCTTTGCCCCCATGGTGGATGGCACGGCCGTACAGACGCTGCAAACTGCGGTTGTTGGTCAACCTGTCGAAATAACCCTCGGTGGCAGGATCGATCCAGACTTTGGTGGTGGCCCGCTTGCGGTGGAGGCCGAACTTGTCTCTCTCAGTGACGGGCATTTCATTGGCGATGGTCCAATGATCCACGGACTCCACGGAAGCTTCGGTCCCAGTGCCGTCATCCGTGTCGGTGACATTGAGATATTGGTCGTCACTATCCCTCGACAAATCCTCGATTTGCAGCAATTTAAAGCCTTTGGTATTGACCCGCGGGGCAAAGATGTCGTGGCACTCAAGTCGATGCAGCACTTTCGTGCTGCCTTCGAACCGATTGCGGGAAAAATAATCGTCTGTGACAGCGGCGCACTTTGCACCACACGTTACGACCGGCTGCCATATCGCAACGTGCCAAGGCCGATCTTCCCTTTAGATCCCCTGACTCCGTGAGCCCCTTGTCGGCGGATAGCGCAAGTCATTGACCTGTCTGAGCTTCCCAATAATCACCAGCGAACCTATGGGTGCGCTTTAGATCATTGGAAATCTCATTCAGATCA contains:
- a CDS encoding M81 family metallopeptidase; its protein translation is MSFNVLTAEISHETNSFSLHKTGKQAFMARYALLGAAAIKERGDENTELAGFLDAGRAHGWRITHALSAAAGPSGKVRRKAFDWLCEPILANLEKYSFDGLLLGLHGAMGLDFREDGEGELLRRVRSLVGNEMPIAITLDPHANVSRRMCDLADIIVSFKTYPHIDMRDIGRQAGDILQRTMAGEITPRTIRVSRPMLEEVNGGRTDIGPMIERIAAARTYEERADVFAVSINAGFASADVREVGPTVLVTGQGDFAAHTAFAETIADDIWERRFEVFNDYLSVDETAAIAVTYEPDKGPLVIADYADNPGAGGYGDSTELLRALLDAGVSNACFAPMVDGTAVQTLQTAVVGQPVEITLGGRIDPDFGGGPLAVEAELVSLSDGHFIGDGPMIHGLHGSFGPSAVIRVGDIEILVVTIPRQILDLQQFKAFGIDPRGKDVVALKSMQHFRAAFEPIAGKIIVCDSGALCTTRYDRLPYRNVPRPIFPLDPLTP